From one Triticum urartu cultivar G1812 chromosome 3, Tu2.1, whole genome shotgun sequence genomic stretch:
- the LOC125544911 gene encoding uncharacterized protein LOC125544911 codes for MAHHHDKLPSLRPPPADAELPAAASPPALPQTAPPRTATSTPAHSDLQPRSYVGAPPPPMVKAGGDNRDLRPPGAKASFPGEVERGLGAGGADPSRFASPTSTPPAPPLSPFESLEADRTVTILPITRSTSSPTGIWPELSPCATDESVPAVPDKQGSLCQQDDHSQGGDSSTWSLPNLPEDIWCLIHSLMPLRDSACSACVSRTFLRSWRCHPKLIFSEETLGLKQKEGQNIDIARGFTSRIDHILKNRSDTGVKILKFVIRDHYNVDTCHLNSWLQKAITPGIEEVTLLLPTKYRKMYEVPCSALLDGRGNSIWYLYLTNCAFRPPVGFDCLRSLTKLHLYGVCITGDELGHLISNCFALEELEVSCCMKLICLDIPFWLERLSCLTVSQCDKLRVIKSTAPHLSIFDFFGEPVQLVLGESSKVKDLRVGYSFAPNAVSYAITKLPFIAPHLETLTVYSFCERVSTPMVADKFLHIKHLNIYLGEDDGGAVTPAYDYLSLASFLDACPVLESFILSVDQSDMRHDSVFEDPSSHLRQIPEHRRHERLKKVQIDGFCSAKSVVELTCHILKNATSLESLTLDCIFGAEAVGQSVRCSAPESGKCMPTSRRMILEAHKALSAVKRYILEKVPSSVKLNVGGPCTRCHVMDVMLPQVSNM; via the exons ATGGCCCATCACCACGACAAACTCCCGAGTCTTAGGCCGCCACCGGCAGACGCAGAGCTTCCTGCTGCCGCATCTCCGCCAGCACTCCCGCAGACCGCCCCTCCTCGGACGGCGACGAGCACACCGGCGCACTCAGACCTCCAGCCCCGGTCGTATGtaggagcgcctccaccacccaTGGTGAAAGCCGGCGGGGATAACCGTGATCTCCGGCCACCGGGGGCAAAAGCCTCCTTCCCCGGTGAGGTGGAGAGGGGCCTGGGCGCCGGCGGAGCGGATCCCTCACGTTTCGCTTCGCCGACGAGCACGCCCCCCGCGCCGCCCTTGTCGCCTTTCGAATCGCTGGAGGCGGACCGTACAGTTACCATTTTGCCCATCACCAGATCGACTTCAAGCCCGACAGGGATTTGGCCGGAGCTCAGCCCATGTGCTACAGATGAATCGGTTCCCGCAGTGCCAGATAAACAGGGCTCACTCTGCCAACAAGATGATCATTCACAGGGTGGTGATTCGTCGACATGGTCATTGCCCAATCTACCCGAG GATATCTGGTGCCTTATACATTCCCTAATGCCATTGCGTGATTCTGCCTGCTCTGCCTGTGTATCACGCACATTTCTACGTTCTTGGAGATGTCACCCCAAGCTTATATTCAGTGAGGAAACACTAGGCTTGAAACAGAAAGAAGGCCAAAATATCGATATAGCAAGGGGTTTCACTAGCAGAATTGATCATATTCTGAAAAATCGCTCAGACACCGGTGTGAAGATACTCAAGTTTGTAATCCGTGATCATTACAATGTCGACACTTGTCATCTAAATAGTTGGCTCCAGAAAGCTATCACACCAGGGATTGAAGAAGTCACACTTTTGCTGCCTACGAAATATAGGAAAATGTATGAAGTCCCGTGTTCAGCTCTACTTGATGGGCGTGGAAACTCAATCTGGTATCTTTACCTCACCAATTGTGCCTTCCGCCCCCCGGTTGGATTTGATTGCTTGAGAAGCCTGACAAAGCTGCATCTGTATGGAGTTTGTATCACGGGGGATGAGTTGGGGCATCTTATTTCCAATTGTTTTGCTTTGGAGGAGTTAGAAGTCAGCTGTTGCATGAAGCTAATCTGCCTGGATATACCATTCTGGCTGGAGCGGCTTAGTTGCTTGACTGTGTCTCAGTGCGACAAGCTGAGAGTGATAAAGAGCACAGCTCCACACCTCTCCATTTTTGACTTCTTTGGTGAACCAGTACAACTCGTGCTTGGAGAATCATCAAAGGTAAAAGACTTAAGGGTGGGGTATTCATTTGCGCCCAATGCTGTGAGTTATGCTATCACTAAGCTACCTTTCATCGCACCACATCTTGAGACTCTTACTGTATACTCGTTTTGTGAG AGGGTTAGTACCCCAATGGTAGCTGACAAATTCCTCCACATAAAGCACTTGAATATCTACCTTGGTGAGGATGATGGTGGGGCTGTTACCCCGGCCTATGATTATTTATCCTTGGCTTCATTTCTGGATGCTTGTCCTGTCTTGGAGAGTTTCATCTTAAGT GTAGATCAGAGTGACATGCGGCATGATTCGGTTTTTGAGGATCCCTCCTCACATCTGAGGCAGATTCCTGAACACAGGCGACATGAGAGGCTCAAGAAGGTGCAAATCGATGGCTTTTGCTCTGCAAAGAGCGTAGTTGAGCTAACATGTCATATCCTCAAGAATGCAACGTCACTTGAAAGCCTCACACTGGACTGCATATTTGGTGCGGAAGCGGTTGGTCAGTCTGTTAGGTGTTCTGCCCCAGAATCCGGTAAATGCATGCCCACAAGCCGGCGTATGATCTTGGAAGCACATAAAGCACTCAGTGCCGTCAAGAGATACATCCTGGAGAAAGTTCCCTCTTCAGTCAAGTTAAATGTCGGGGGGCCTTGTACCCGGTGCCATGTTATGGATGTGATGTTGCCGCAGGTATCCAATATGTAG
- the LOC125544913 gene encoding F-box protein At4g18380-like gives MEEGREGWPCAAAGEAVAAEEGEEEDQFDRLPDAVLLDVFNRIGDVKALGRCALVSRRFHGLVPLVDSVFVRVDCVIPDEPAPSSAGSPQAAAPSRGRGALAHIARLVLGGIVRPIQALGQILSPTLAIVSRRSVALPPASPPPPAGDVSHHSPSEVLRSFKELRSLRIELPTGELGIDDGVLLKWKADFGSTLGSCVILGASSVSSKPLQSPMSSPNAEDSEATSLDDNREPEELASIPESLHTNGGLKLRVVWTISSLIAASARHYLLQPIIADHEMLDSLNLTDADGQGVLTMDKKQLQELRVRPVSVSGNSHRTLMPALIMRLWYAPHIELPGGVLLKGATLVAIRPSDDVLREGGGVEAAGPAGASWISDAFEEPYRTAAKVLFKRRTYSLEMNSF, from the coding sequence ATGGAGGAAGGGCGCGAGGGATGGCCGTGCGCGGCGGcgggggaggcggtggcggcggaggagggggaggaggaggaccaGTTCGACCGGCTGCCCGACGCGGTGCTCCTGGACGTCTTCAACCGCATCGGCGACGTCAAGGCGCTCGGCCGCTGCGCGCTCGTCTCGCGCCGCTTCCACGGCCTCGTCCCGCTCGTTGACTCCGTCTTCGTCCGCGTCGACTGCGTCATTCCCGACGAGCCGGCCCCCTCCTCGGCCGGCTCCCCGCAGGCCGCCGCGCCGTCGCGGGGCCGGGGCGCGCTCGCCCACATCGCGCGCCTCGTGCTCGGCGGCATCGTCAGGCCCATCCAGGCGCTGGGCCAGATCCTCTCCCCCACCCTGGCCATCGTCTCACGGCGCTCCGTGGCCCTGCCGCCCGCCTCGCCGCCTCCGCCCGCCGGGGACGTCTCCCACCACTCGCCCTCCGAGGTCCTCCGCTCCTTCAAGGAGCTCCGCAGCCTCCGCATCGAGCTGCCCACCGGAGAGCTCGGCATTGACGACGGCGTGCTCCTCAAGTGGAAGGCCGACTTTGGGTCCACCCTCGGCAGCTGTGTTATCCTCGGCGCGTCCTCTGTATCGTCAAAACCGCTGCAATCACCAATGTCGTCCCCTAATGCCGAGGACAGCGAGGCTACATCTCTGGATGACAACAGGGAGCCTGAAGAACTGGCGAGCATCCCTGAGTCGCTTCATACGAATGGGGGCCTTAAGCTCCGCGTCGTCTGGACCATCAGCTCGCTCATTGCTGCATCGGCTCGGCATTACTTGCTGCAGCCAATCATTGCCGATCATGAAATGCTTGATAGCTTGAACCTCACGGATGCTGACGGGCAGGGTGTGCTCACTATGGACAAGAAGCAGTTACAGGAGCTGCGAGTGCGGCCTGTGTCAGTTTCTGGCAATTCACACCGCACGCTCATGCCAGCGCTCATTATGAGGCTTTGGTATGCCCCGCATATTGAACTTCCCGGGGGAGTACTGCTGAAGGGCGCTACGCTGGTGGCGATCAGACCAAGTGACGATGTGCTGAGGGAGGGAGGAGGGGTTGAGGCTGCTGGTCCGGCAGGAGCTAGCTGGATCTCAGATGCCTTTGAGGAGCCATATCGAACAGCGGCAAAGGTGCTTTTCAAGCGGCGGACATACAGCCTTGAAATGAACTCATTCTGA